AAGGCCGCCTATGCCAAGCATGCCGGAAAAAGTAACGCTAGAATTCAGGATCTGATTTTCTTGGTAAACTTCAATGGCAAGAAGGTACTTCATCTGGGAGATGCCAATATGGATCCAGATCGTTTTGAGGAGTTAAAACTGGAATATGAAGAAATAGATGTTGCCTTTGTACCCTTCTGGTACATGACCAGCTTCTATGGGGCTGAAGTGATCCGACAGCATATTGGTGCTAAAAAAGTGGTAGCTATTCACATACCTGAAAACTACAGTCAGCAGTCTTTGGATAAAATCAAAAAATTTATGCCTAATGCGGTTATTTTTGACAAGGCGGGTCAATCCATTACCTTTTAATCTTCAGGTTTAGCAACCAAAAGTACCTCGCCATTAGTTAAAACCTGATAGCCTAGATCATAGCAGTAGTAAAACATATCTCCGGCTTGTGTCTCCCGAATATTGGTATGATAATCAAAATCGAATCCTGCTCTGAGTAATTGATCCCGATGCACTTTGGAGCCTTCTCCATTCTTTAATTCCAAAAGAATCCTTCGATTCCTTCGCAGGGAATTGTTTACATTTCTCACAAAATTGGTCGCGTCAGCATTCACCCGGTTATTATAAGAGTTGCGACAAGCATCGGAGCAAAACTTCTTATCCGTGCGGCCAAATAGAGGTCGTTCACATTCTGAACAAAGGCGTTGGTCGGTATTTTCGTTCATATTTTTAAAGTACTGAAATACTGATAGATATCCAATAATAAACGACTACAAACGGTTACAAGTGCTTAAAAACCGGCTAGCGTTTTGAACCCACTTCATATTTGCCAAGTCAATCGACAAATTCATCTGCCATCAGGTGAAACATTATTAAAACTTAACTTTTAAAATTATGACTACTTTAAAAAACAACGTGCAATTAATTGGCAGATTAGGCAACGATCCAGAATTGAGAACTTTCGACAGCGGCAAGAAAATGACTGCCTTCTCAATGGCAACCAATGAAACCTATTACAACAACAAAGGTGAGAAAGTAGAAGATACCCAATGGCACAACATAGTAGCCTGGGGAAAGAAAGCCGAGATAATCGACGGCCATCTAAAAAAAGGAAGCGAAATCGCGATTCAGGGCAAATTGGTCAATCGTAAATATGAAAAAGATGGTGTAACCAAATACATCACAGAAATCAATCTGGCGGAAATGCTTATGCTCGGCAAGAAAGAAGATTAAGCTTATCGAGTCTAATTGAAAGCCGTCTCAATCGCTTGGGTCGGCTTTTTTTGTTCTAAGCCATTGGTAGTTCTATGAAAAATGAACTACCTACTCCCACTTCACTCTCACACCACACTTTTCCTTTCATAGCTTCCACGTACTTTTTTACGATGGGCAAGCCAAGTCCGGTAGACGATTCATTTTCAGTGGGTCGAATAGATATTTTGGCGTATCGTTCAAATAATTTTTTCATCTCAGTCTTAGGAATTCCCTGACCTTGATCTTGAACTTCGAACCTTAACTTGTCCCTATTTTCACTCACCTTCACGTATATCTCAGATTTTTGCTTAGAAAATTTAATCGCGTTGGCGCATAGATTTTCTAACACTTGAAGTAGGTAGTTTTGGTCAGCCATACAGCCCAGGTGCTTTTGAGAGTGAGCATAAAAAGAAATTTGCTTTTGTTCCGCCTCTGGGGTAATATGATGAACCAGCTTGGTGAGAATATCGGATACATTAATTCTCTCAATCTTTAAATTGATCTTTCCTACATTGATCGCCTCTACGTCCAATATTTGATTGATTCTGGTCCTCAACACATCCGTAGATTCATTAGCCAGTTCAACCATTTTTTCTTGTTCTGCCCCATCCGAATCTTTAATGAGAGAAAGTAGTCCTTTAATATTATTTAAAGGGCTTCTTAGATCATGGGCTACCATAGCAATTAGGTCATCCTTTTCTTTGTTCAATCCGGTCAACTGCATCTTTTGATCGGATAAAATAGTGGATAGATCTTTCTGCCTTCGATAGAGATAGAAAAACAAGGCAATTACCAACAGTGAAAGAAAAATTCCTACGGTAAGAAACTGACTAATTTTATGCTCCTTCTCTGCCAAAGACTTTTGGTATGAGTTAATGGTCTCTAGCCCCTTGATGTCTTCTTCTTTTTGCTCTAAGTCATACTCAGTTCGAAGCCTATTGATTTGTTCTTGGGAATCTTTTCCTAATAAACTATCCTTTACCTGTTTGTATTTCTTATAATATATAAGTGCAGATCCAAAATCACCCAGATCTTCGTAATTCTGAGCAAGTAAAGCCGTCAATTCCTCCTGCTTCTCCAAAAAACCATGCTCGACGGCCAAATCATAAGCTCTTAACGCTGATTTGTTTGATATATCGGCCCTACCCATACTTTTTAAAGCCTTGGCCAAAACGATCTGATTACTCACTACCACAGTCCAATACTGTAAATCAATGGCTATTGCTTGTGACGCATCTACATGATACAATACAGAATCAGTTTGATTCATCGTCAGGTATATTTCAGCCAAATTGTGATGAGCAATGGCGATGCCTCTATTCATTTTTACTTTTTTGAAAGTACTGAGGCTATAATACACTTCGGAAAGGGCCTCATCGTATCTACCCAAATCTTTATACAGCACCCCTCTGTTAAGCTTACTAATTGATATACCTAACGTATCATTCATTTTACTGAGCATATCAATACTCTTGTTATAATATTCCAAAGCACCCTCGATGTCTCCAAGCTTCTTATAAATGATCGCGACGTTGTTTATAACTCCAGCAAATACTGAACTATCTTTAGTTGCCTCGTAGACTTTTGAAGCTTCAAGGTACATACGCAAAGCCTTCCCTTGATTCCCATTGTTGTCATGGAGTGCCCCTTGGCGAGATAGCATATCTCCGTATGACCCCGAATCAGAAACCGACAAATACAAACGAGCTGCAGTATCCAGATGACTGAGTGCCCTAAAATATTCATCCTGATTTCCAATATGGTTTCCATATTGATGATGAACCTTAGCGAGAATAATTGGAGTCAATTCAGCAGTCTGAGCTTGGTTTAACGCCAGATTAAAATAAAAGTCACTACTATCCCCTTGTTGCCCTTGCTCGTAGACAATTCCCTTTTCAATCAAGGATTCAATAAGAACATCCGAGTTTTCTTCTTTATTGGCTTGTTGAATTGCAGAATCAAGTAACAGTAAAGCAGAATCTGAGTTGGTAGTCTTAAAGGATGCAAGCAAAAATTGCTCAGCCTTGGATTGATCTTGCCCTTTAGTCTCTACCAGACCGCCCAACATGGCCAGCCAAAAACCAAAGCAAAATATTAACAGTTTCCCCATAACTCCATTATTACCTCTCGGTACAAACGCACAATTTAGTTTAATCTCTAAAGATTTATGTTTAAGAATAAATAATTATTTCATCCAGCAACTTAGACAATTCCTTTGTCAGGTTTTTTCTGGAAAATTGTGAGGTGTGTTTTGTTGGTATGGACGTTTTTCCTTGTTTGAAAAGTTCATATTGTGATATAACCATTTCTTTTATCCTACTTTTTTCATGAGGCTCATACAGTTCTCCGGTTTGTGTATAAATAAGCAAATCATTTACCTGGCTTGGTCTTTTTCCAATAGCCAAAACAGGCTTCCGTACTACAAAATATTCGAATAATTTACCTGGGATAATCAGTTGATCTTTATCCTGAGGATTGAGCAAAAGGAGCAAGAGTGACGAATTCTGATAATACCTAAAAACCTCCTGATGTGAGATATACTCGAGCTGATTGAGCGTCCCGGCCAGTGACTCTGATTTTCTTATTCTTTCCAAAATCGACTCACTTATCATTCCCGCTAAAACCAGCTCCAAGTCTTGTTGGAAAGCAGGAATGTCCACACACAATTCTTCTAGAATATCCCATAATACTGAAGGATTTCTCAATTCGTTGAGCAAACCCAAATGAGTGATTCTGAACTTATCTTGTTCGGAACTTGTGTCAAGCTTTGGTAAATCATCTTCATCAAATCCATTGGTAATTACGTCGGCCTTATTCAAAGCACATTTTT
The sequence above is drawn from the Reichenbachiella sp. genome and encodes:
- a CDS encoding single-stranded DNA-binding protein, encoding MTTLKNNVQLIGRLGNDPELRTFDSGKKMTAFSMATNETYYNNKGEKVEDTQWHNIVAWGKKAEIIDGHLKKGSEIAIQGKLVNRKYEKDGVTKYITEINLAEMLMLGKKED
- a CDS encoding glycosyltransferase; translated protein: MPQKKVLIITYYWPPSGGGGVQRWLKFVKYLPQFGWEPIVFTPENPEFDLKDPSLSKDVSSVLEVLRFPIWEPFGIYKKLFKKKEKLKQGIVIEKTKMSFLDRLSVWIRANLFIPDPRRFWVNPSVKFLAPYIEQHKIDVVITTGPPHSMHLIGLELKKKCEVKWVADFRDPWSDWDLLEKLGVKGWSLALHRKLEKKVLMDADHVLAASDGILKSLGEKCALNKADVITNGFDEDDLPKLDTSSEQDKFRITHLGLLNELRNPSVLWDILEELCVDIPAFQQDLELVLAGMISESILERIRKSESLAGTLNQLEYISHQEVFRYYQNSSLLLLLLNPQDKDQLIIPGKLFEYFVVRKPVLAIGKRPSQVNDLLIYTQTGELYEPHEKSRIKEMVISQYELFKQGKTSIPTKHTSQFSRKNLTKELSKLLDEIIIYS
- a CDS encoding ATP-binding protein, coding for MGKLLIFCFGFWLAMLGGLVETKGQDQSKAEQFLLASFKTTNSDSALLLLDSAIQQANKEENSDVLIESLIEKGIVYEQGQQGDSSDFYFNLALNQAQTAELTPIILAKVHHQYGNHIGNQDEYFRALSHLDTAARLYLSVSDSGSYGDMLSRQGALHDNNGNQGKALRMYLEASKVYEATKDSSVFAGVINNVAIIYKKLGDIEGALEYYNKSIDMLSKMNDTLGISISKLNRGVLYKDLGRYDEALSEVYYSLSTFKKVKMNRGIAIAHHNLAEIYLTMNQTDSVLYHVDASQAIAIDLQYWTVVVSNQIVLAKALKSMGRADISNKSALRAYDLAVEHGFLEKQEELTALLAQNYEDLGDFGSALIYYKKYKQVKDSLLGKDSQEQINRLRTEYDLEQKEEDIKGLETINSYQKSLAEKEHKISQFLTVGIFLSLLVIALFFYLYRRQKDLSTILSDQKMQLTGLNKEKDDLIAMVAHDLRSPLNNIKGLLSLIKDSDGAEQEKMVELANESTDVLRTRINQILDVEAINVGKINLKIERINVSDILTKLVHHITPEAEQKQISFYAHSQKHLGCMADQNYLLQVLENLCANAIKFSKQKSEIYVKVSENRDKLRFEVQDQGQGIPKTEMKKLFERYAKISIRPTENESSTGLGLPIVKKYVEAMKGKVWCESEVGVGSSFFIELPMA